One Theropithecus gelada isolate Dixy chromosome 20, Tgel_1.0, whole genome shotgun sequence DNA segment encodes these proteins:
- the TSNAXIP1 gene encoding translin-associated factor X-interacting protein 1, with protein sequence MGGHLSPWPTYTSGQTILQNRKPCSDDYRKRVGSCQQHPFRTAKPRYLEELENYLRKELLLLDLGTDSTQELRLQPYREIFEFFIEDFKTYKPLLSSIKNAYEGMLAHQREKIRALEPLKAKLVTVNEDCNERILAMRAEEKHEISLLKKEKMNLLKLIDKKNEEKISLQSEVAKLRKNLAEEYLHYLSERDARKILIADLNELRYQREDMSLAQSPGIWGEDPVKLTLALKMTRQDLTRTQMELNTMKANFGDVVPRRDFEMQEKTNKDLQEQLDTLRASYEEVHKEHEILMQLHISTLKERDQFFSELQEIQRTSTPRPDWTKCKDVVAGGPERWQMLAEGKNSDQLVDVLLEEIGSGLLREKEFFPGLGYGEAIPAFLRFDGLVENKKPSKKDVVDLLKDAWKERLAEEQKETFPDFFFNFLERRFGPSDAMAWAYTIFENIKIFHSNELMSQFYAVLMGKRSENVYVTQKETVAQLLKEMTNADSQNEGLLTMEQFNTVLKSTFPLKTEEQIQELMEAGGWHPSSSNADLLNYRSLFMEDEEGQSEPFVQKLWEQYMDEKDEYLLQLKQELGIELHEEVTLPKLRGALMTIDPSLDKQTVNTYMSQAFQLPESELPEDSDEKEEGVVEILQTALERLQVIDIRRAGPREPEPAN encoded by the exons ATGGGTGGGCACCTGTCCCCATGGCCCACATACACCAGTGGCCAGACCATTTTGCAAAATCGAAAACCCTGTTCAGATGACTACCGGAAGCGAGTAGG GAGCTGCCAGCAGCATCCCTTTCGCACTGCCAAGCCCCGGTACTTGGAGGAGCTGGAAAACTACCTACGCAAGGAGCTCCTCCTGCTGGACCTGGGCACAGATTCCACCCAGGAACTAAGGCTGCAG CCTTACAGAGAGATCTTTGAGTTCTTCATAGAGGACTTCAAAACGTACAAGCCATTACTATCCTCCATCAAGAATGCATATGAGGGGATGCTGG CCCACCAAAGGGAGAAGATCCGGGCTCTGGAGCCCCTGAAGGCCAAGCTTGTCACTGTGAATGAGGACTGCAATGAGAGGATCCTGGCCATGAGAGCTGAGGAGAAACATGAAATCTCCCTGCTCAAGAAAGAGAAGATGAATTTACTAAAACTCATCGACAAAAAGAATGAGGAGAAGATTTCACTGCAGAGCGAG GTGGCCAAACTGAGGAAGAACTTGGCTGAGGAGTACCTGCACTACCTCAGTGAGCGAGACGCCCGTAAGATACTCATCGCAGACCTGAACGAGCTGCGGTACCAGCGGGAGGACATGTCATTAGCCCAGTCCCCAG GCATCTGGGGGGAGGACCCTGTGAAGTTAACCCTGGCTCTTAAGATGACCCGGCAAGACCTGACCCGCACGCAGATGGAACTCAACACCATGAAGGCCAACTTTGGAGATGTAGTCCCTAGGAGGGACTTTGAAATGCAGGAGAAGACCAACAAGGATCTTCAGGAGCAg CTGGACACCCTGAGAGCCAGCTACGAGGAGGTTCACAAGGAGCATGAGATCCTGATGCAGCTGCACATAAGCACGCTGAAGGAGCGGGACCAGTTCTTCTCTGAGCTGCAGGAGATCCAGCGCACTTCCACGCCAAGGCCTGACTGGACCAAATGCAAAG ATGTGGTGGCTGGGGGCCCAGAGCGCTGGCAGATGCTGGCTGAGGGCAAGAACAGCGACCAGCTGGTGGATGTGCTCCTGGAAGAGATTGGCTCAGGGCTGCTGCGGGAGAAAGAATTCTTCCCTGGTCTG GGTTATGGGGAAGCCATCCCTGCTTTTCTTCGGTTTGATGGCCTCGTGGAGAACAAGAAGCCAAGCAAGAAGGATGTGGTCGACCTCCTCAAGGATGCCTGGAAGGAACGTCTTGCTGAGGAGCAG AAAGAGACATTCCCAGACTTCTTCTTCAATTTCCTGGAGCGTCGCTTTGGGCCCAGTGATGCCATGGCCTGGGCTTacactatttttgaaaatatcaagatCTTCCACTCCAACGAGCTTATGAGTCAGTTCTATGCAGTCTTGATGGGAAAG CGGAGTGAGAATGTGTATGTCACCCAGAAGGAGACAGTAGCCCAGCTGCTGAAGGAGATGACAAATGCTGACAGTCAGAACGAGGGGCTACTAACCATGGAGCAGTTCAA CACTGTCCTCAAGAGTACCTTCCCTCTCAAGACAGAAGAGCAAATCCAGGAGCTGATGGAGGCAGGGGGCTGGCATCCCAGCAGCAGCAATGCAGACTTGCTCAACTACCGCTCACTGTTTATGGAG GATGAGGAGGGCCAGAGTGAGCCCTTTGTGCAAAAGCTCTGGGAACAATACATGGATGAGAAGGATGAGTACTTACTGCAGCTAAAGCAGGAGCTGGGCATAGAACT CCATGAGGAGGTGACTCTGCCCAAGCTGCGAGGGGCCCTGATGACCATCGACCCCAGCCTGGACAAGCAGACTGTGAACACCTACATGAGCCAGGCCTTCCAGCTCCCTGAGTCGGAACTGCCAGAGGACAGTGACGAGAAGGAAGAAGGCGTGGTGGAAATCCTCCAGACTGCCCTGGAGCGGCTTCAGGTGATTGACATCAGGCGTGCAGGACCTCGAGAGCCAGAGCCTGCAAACTAG